In uncultured Cohaesibacter sp., a genomic segment contains:
- a CDS encoding cobalt-precorrin-6A reductase, which produces MTQQRHILLLGGTAEARELLETLINVTEHDITYSLAGVLGSKAEEVLRSRMGIDSTHFQFRMGGFGGPEGLKKYMQDHGIDLLIDATHPYATSISRNAIEASREASIPLARFVRHEWTETTDDSWTVVDTLSDAAAALPSDVTVFLSVGRQSIAPFASRKDCKFVIRSIAEAEEHMFHSATFIQGMPGRSMEEEMALFEQYGVDLLVTKNSGSGKASHKIMAARELHIPVIMVKRPEMPDGPEFCEIAPILDWIEAAPAAS; this is translated from the coding sequence ATGACGCAACAGCGACATATCCTCCTTCTGGGCGGAACCGCCGAAGCAAGGGAACTGCTGGAAACCCTGATCAATGTCACCGAGCATGACATTACCTATTCTCTGGCCGGGGTTCTTGGCAGCAAGGCTGAAGAGGTGTTGCGCAGCCGCATGGGCATAGACAGTACGCATTTTCAGTTTCGCATGGGGGGCTTTGGCGGGCCGGAGGGCCTGAAGAAATACATGCAGGATCATGGCATCGATCTTCTCATCGATGCGACCCATCCTTACGCCACCTCTATTTCGCGCAACGCCATCGAGGCGAGCCGCGAGGCGTCCATTCCGCTGGCCCGGTTTGTGCGGCATGAATGGACCGAAACAACCGACGACAGCTGGACCGTGGTCGACACTCTGAGCGATGCGGCTGCGGCATTGCCTTCCGATGTGACCGTATTCCTTTCTGTCGGTCGGCAGTCAATCGCGCCTTTTGCCAGTCGCAAGGATTGCAAATTTGTTATCCGCTCCATCGCCGAGGCCGAAGAGCATATGTTCCACTCAGCCACTTTCATTCAGGGCATGCCGGGGCGCTCGATGGAAGAGGAAATGGCCCTGTTCGAGCAATATGGCGTCGATCTTCTGGTGACGAAAAATTCCGGTTCCGGCAAGGCTTCGCACAAGATCATGGCAGCGCGAGAGCTGCATATTCCCGTCATCATGGTTAAACGTCCCGAAATGCCGGATGGTCCGGAATTCTGCGAAATTGCGCCGATTCTGGACTGGATCGAGGCTGCCCCCGCCGCATCCTAG